Below is a genomic region from Primulina eburnea isolate SZY01 chromosome 9, ASM2296580v1, whole genome shotgun sequence.
TGCTCAGCAATTTTTACTTTACCAAAAGAGCCTATCCCAAGAGTTTTCCCAAGTTTGTAGTTCTGCAAAAAGGAATCCACGCTACTACCATCTTGGGTTGATCCATCCATATTCCTGAACATATGAAAGATGTGAGATATAAATCAGCAGAAACACGGTTATTTGGCAGTCTATTTTACCCTCCAATTGAAATGTGTTCGGTAAAATTGTAAAACACGCTACATGATCCATATGTGCATTGGGAAGAAAAAACATGTTTTAACGAGTAAAATCAAAACCTTAAATAACAATTAAATATCTAAAAACTTAATCTCATTCAAAAACCAGCACATGCCACCAAGaggttaatttttttaaaacaaatggCCTAGAAATCCTCCAACATGCATCAAGATTCAAACTTTTATCCTAAATGATTCAGTTAAACACCTCTAAACAATTTAAAACACAATGTAAGCAtactaatttaaaaataatttatagcGAAATCAAGCTGCTGATGCCAAATTCACCAAGTAAACATAACCAAAAAAAAGTGCATCACAATATCCCggttttatttcaaaaatatcactTCACCCCCAAAGGCTCCCAAATTTATTCGAAAATACTTCACTTCACCCCCATAGGCTGAAATCTTGATAACTAAACTAGTATTCCACTCATACTTTAACTTGCAACAATTTTCCCATCCCAGATCTAAAAAATTCGTGGGAAAACTACAAAACAACGAAATTTAAACTTTATAACCATCAACAAGCACAGTAAATATGTAGTCGTTAAGTTCCGAGGCTGCCCAATAAAAGGGTTCACAAAATATAAGCAAGGAACACGCACTGTAACAAGTAAAACGCAGCGACTATGCTAATTTATAGCTAAAACAAGCTATCGATGCCAAATTCACAAAGTAAACATCACAAAAATTGAGTTCATCGGAATATCCCAATCTTATTCTTAAAAAACCTCAAATACAACATTTCACCCCTAAAGGCTCGAATCTTGATAATGAAACTACAATTCCCATCAAAAAACAAACGTACACCTACTTTAACTTGCAACAATTCCCCGTCCCAGATCTAAAAAATTCATGGGAAAAACGAAAAACCACAAATTTTAAACTTCATACCCACTAACAAGCATAGTAAACGAAAATTCGATAAATTCAAAGCCGGCCAGAAAAAGGATTCAGAAAATATAAGCAAGGGACACGCACTGACACGAAAAACAACGGGACCCAGTTGAAGTACGGACGGACTAACAGAAACCCACTGCATAGCTAAAGGGAATTCAAATAATAAAGGTAAAACAGAAATTTTAActcacaaatttcaagaaatttgATTCAGTTTGTAGTTGATGGATTCCTCCAATGCGGGGAGAAAGGAGAATTTATTTGCTGACGTTGAGAGAAAGCTCAGCGCCGTAGTTCTTATTATTttctttaatatatttttttctcgaccattaatattaatattagtaTATTTTAGCAAGCTAtacatattaaattttaatataaaatataatttcaaatatatttagaatttttttataaaatataattatgttgatatattatttttggtgaatGAAACTCATTTAAATTTATATGATAAGTATATTCAATAATTTGTATGGGAGGAATATATAGAAATTTGGGAGagtgaaaatgatgaaaatcaGAAATTATAGTGATATTTATAAAACGTTTCACCAACACGCCAATATATTTATTACGATTGTGATAACATATAtagatataattaatatttttgtttgtggtaaaatttgttttttattgatattttttggGACTATAGTTAATTTACAGttatatgaaaaaaatataaaattattgtgTTTTAATTTGTATTTATTGTTTGGACAATGACccaattatatttaaatttttgtagTTGGTGTGCATTTTTTAGTGAAAAATGGTCATACCAAAGAAGGAATGACAAATTTAGTTAATATTTGAGTCACATTATTTATATAACCCAAAAGATAGAAATTGTTTTTAATGTACTTGATGGTATcaaaattgtttttaaaaatttagcaAAAGTCTTTTGCAGATGGTAGAACTGCAAATTTTGACataaattttttcataaatCGTTACACATAGAAAATGCTTTCTTTTCTGTCATTTTTCGTCTGTGAATTATTAATTAACCAACTTCATTCGTCGACTATATGTCATCGAGTATTTCTTTTACCCGTGAGTTCTAGACAAGGTATATTAACTACTtcatttatgaattttataataCTAGATATACATGTTTTACATAGATATAATTTTTTGtatgttaaaaatatattagaGTGTccaaatcaaaaaaaaaaaaaatggaaaaccACCTACCCACTTGCTAATTCACAAACTAATGTTTTTTTCTAAAACGTGGTGAGAATAttttaagagtgagtctcatgtgagaccatctcacggatcataatctgtgagacggatcaaccctacccatattcacaataaaaagtaatactcttagcataaaaaatgatactttttcatgggtgacccaaataagagatccgtctcacaaataatacccgtgagaccatctcacacaaatttttgtcatattttaaagttgaatttatttatttggttgattatttttaaatacgGCTTCAGGAttcctttatttatttattttaaagtgaGGTTCCGATCTATGTTGATGCATTGCCATGATTGCAAATGAAATCATATATGTGAATAAACCTCTCAACCAACTGGATATAAAGGGTAATAGAATTGAACTACAAAGAAACATTACAACCTACATCATCGACAAATTTAAGACACTACAAGGTTTTCTTTTTCACAAGAAAATATAAAAGCCACACATGGTAAACAAAAGAGAACATAAACAAGATGCCAATATGGGATGAAGAGGCAGGCAGAAGGCTCAATAATCAGGAATTGACGAAAAGCGATAGCCTTGGGCACCTCTCCATGAATAGTATGCTATTCTCGTCTCATAGAATCCTGCAATTGTGTAGTGAGAGGTTAAATAAAAGCCGGGCAATCACAAAATCAAACAAGGAGGTAAGGATGAAGAATACATGAATCTAAATTTAGAAAGATGATGATTCTAAGGAGTACTTGATAGTTGATACGCCATGGAAGTTAAGTTCATCAAAAGGTAGTTCAGATATTGATAGAGGATGGTCATGCACTCATGTAAGAGAGACtacatttattttatgagatagTCTAACCAAACTTTAGACAGCACATAGGTATTAAACGATGAAATTGAGAATCTTAAGATACCTGGAAGGAAGGTAAGAAATCCAAGTCCTAAAAGGCCATATGCTTGAGACGATTCCCCTTCCATGTGACCGGTCAAGATGAAGAGTGAGAGCAAGAGAAGCAGACATCCAAGGAGGAGCAGGAAAAGTGCGAGGATGATGGACTTCCAAGGAATTTTATCGAAGGCTTTTGGAGTGTAGTTGAATCTAGGATCATTTTGACTTCTGTTTCCATCATTGTCGTAATCATCTTCGTCAACAGCAAGACGACTATAGTTGACATTTCGTCTAGAAGCCATATTATCAACTAGCTGTTAGTGAAACGCCACAGGGTTGTGCAACACACCTTCAGGATAACACAAAAGAGAAGCAAAATTAACAATTTTGTTACCTTCTCATCTTAACAAAAACATAACATAAAAAATCATTGAATAGATTAATGATGTCCCTGCAAACCAGAAAAAGAAAGTATGTCCTGACAATAAACCAAAAAATTCATGATCCCAGGTAGAAACATTGGTCCCCATAACATCTcgtaaaataaaacaaccaaagCCCCATTTCCGaagaaaaatggaaagaagAGTCATTTCGATCTCGTTCAACTTGTGAACTACACTTGTGCAAAGATTCGAGAACTACAATCAATACCCATGATCAAACTTTCCAGATCCTACTTTACCATATGTATTAACTCGGGAGTAGCTAAAAAACGATGGCGGTCGAACATAATTCTTTTTCCATGAAATGACTAAGAGCCGTGTCCCCTCGAGTGCTCATAGAAGAGACCTGTCCCATGAAGGCTGAAGCAAGCACATCAGTAAGACAGTAACTCAATACCAATAGCCAGAAATAACAGGTTTTCTACTTCCATTCACCAATTGATGTCAATCATACGAAGTCAATACAAAAACATGGTTTTATCCAGCCAAGAAACACAAATTACACTGAAAAAACATACGAGGCACACATGTTAAACAAATTCAAAGCCAATATCATAGTGAAAGCGAACAAATGAAGAGGTAGGCTAATCAGAATATATCAGTAAATTTGTAAAAACACACACGCCCCCACCCCAAAAATCCAGAATCGTGTTAATCTAacaaaaattcagaaaaatcGTCACATTTTCAACTATAACAACTCAATTCCCGATCAGAAGCCAGTACGGTTCAGAATCCAAATCCAGAAGGTATCT
It encodes:
- the LOC140841555 gene encoding uncharacterized protein; the protein is MASRRNVNYSRLAVDEDDYDNDGNRSQNDPRFNYTPKAFDKIPWKSIILALFLLLLGCLLLLLSLFILTGHMEGESSQAYGLLGLGFLTFLPGFYETRIAYYSWRGAQGYRFSSIPDY